The region CGCTTCTTGGCCTTGACCACGCCTCGTTGGAGAGGGGGTAGCTTGTTAAGTTGATGGCCGTCGAGCAGGGCGTCGACGCTGTAGTCACCATAGAAGTGCTTGAAATCCTCTTCATAGCGTTCGATGACTCTGTCAATCAGCGCTGCGGAATGGAACAGCACGCGAATATCACTACGCCCTTCGCGACGGACATTTTTCTGTGGGATGGCCCCAAGCGTGGGGAGACCCTCCAATTTCATCCGGCGACGTAAGCGTCTCCAATGATCATTCATATGTTCCATGCGCCCGACAAATTTGGGGACGAGTTTGTTCGCACAAAGCAACATCTCGGCCTGCGGACGAACATGGTTGTCCATCAGCTCAGGATCGGACTTGCAGACAATTTCGATGAAATGATCAAAGGCCATGCCGTGGTGGAGGCCCATTGTTTTCATGGGCATCGGCACATCCTCAATTTCCAGAATCTTGTTGTTGTAGGCGGCTACTAGCCGGTCGAACGGATTACGAACAAAGCTGAAACTGAAGTGGCTAGAACGCAGTCGTCTGGCCTGCTGAGGAGTGACCAACTGGGTCTCACCATGGGTGTTTTCACGCCAGAATCGATCAGCAGTCGTTTTGATCCCTCCATCGGGACGATTGGACAACAGTTTGCACAGCGTGGTTTTGATCGAGGAGTTGGCCACTTTCGGGACGCGCCCGTACAACAGCGGAATGTCCCGAAACAGGATGAAGTGCCGAGGCGACTTGCTCATGCCGTCGCAGCTGCTTCGAGTAGTTCGAGGGCCAGCCAGGCAGCCTCACCCCCGTTTTTATGACCCTGCCAGATCTCGGGGATAAACGAGGCCTTGGGGCAATGGTGATGAATCTGCTCGAACAGCTGCACCCAGTCGATGTCACCATCGTGAATTTGTAACCCTTCACCGTCCACATCCTTGGCATCCGCCAGATGCAGGTGGGCTGTGAACGGCAGGATCTGATCGAGGAACTGACGAAATGGAATGTGTTGATGATTGCAGGCGAGTTTTGAGTGGGAGACGTCTAGGCAGACCCGCATGCCCTGCTCTTCACAGAACTGGCGGATGAAATCCTGGTCCACGAACAGGTTGTGAAAGCGTTGCCCACCGAAGTGCCAGGGAAAGGGGGGCATCGTCTGGGGAATGATCTCTACTTCGCCAGCGGTGTTGAGTTGCTGCAAGCTCGCAATCAATCGCTCGCGCAGGGGCTCACGCTCGTTGCGGTTGAGGTGATGGTGTTCAGAGAAGCCGCCCACATTGGTCACCAGCAACACCGGATCTGGGCATTGGAAGCGAGTCCTCAGATCCCTGGAGATGTCGATTACACGCTGCAGTTCGGCGATCGAGTGGTCCCGATAGATCGAGTCCTCCGTGCAGAGGTCCAAGGTG is a window of Synechococcus sp. A15-24 DNA encoding:
- a CDS encoding sulfotransferase family protein is translated as MSKSPRHFILFRDIPLLYGRVPKVANSSIKTTLCKLLSNRPDGGIKTTADRFWRENTHGETQLVTPQQARRLRSSHFSFSFVRNPFDRLVAAYNNKILEIEDVPMPMKTMGLHHGMAFDHFIEIVCKSDPELMDNHVRPQAEMLLCANKLVPKFVGRMEHMNDHWRRLRRRMKLEGLPTLGAIPQKNVRREGRSDIRVLFHSAALIDRVIERYEEDFKHFYGDYSVDALLDGHQLNKLPPLQRGVVKAKKRQRTKQNA